In Glandiceps talaboti chromosome 16, keGlaTala1.1, whole genome shotgun sequence, a single window of DNA contains:
- the LOC144447310 gene encoding trafficking protein particle complex subunit 4-like yields MAIYSVYVVNRAGGLIYQLDHTSAKTEIEKTFSYPLELVLRIVDERVVVSFGQRDGIKVGHTLLAINGDTVNGRSLEDGRDVLEVIADAENYPIAIKFGRPKLSSNERIMLASMFHSLYVISSQLSPEAKSSGIEVLQTDTFKLHCYQTLTGIKFIVLTDPRQGGVDTLLKKIYEIYSDFALKNPFYSLDMPIRCELFDENLKSTLESAERTGMYTASV; encoded by the exons ATGGCGATCTATTCTGTGTATGTTGTGAACCGAGCAGGGGGATTGATATACCAATTAGATCACACGTCGGCCAAAACCGAGATCGAAAAAACATTTAGCTACCCTTTAGAGCTTGTACTAAGGATTGTTGACGAGAGAGTCGTTGTTTCGTTTGGTCAGAGAGACGGCATTAAAG TTGGTCATACATTACTGGCAATCAATGGTGATACGGTCAATGGCAGATCTCTAGAAGATGGTAGAGATGTCTTAGAAGTCATTGCTGATGCTGAAAACTATCCTATAGCCATCAAATTTGGAAGACCAAAGTTGTCTTCTAATGAAAGAATTATGTTAGCCAGTATGTTTCACTC GTTGTATGTCATTAGTTCTCAATTATCACCAGAAGCTAAATCATCAGGCATAGAAGTACTACAAACTGATACATTTAAATTACATTGTTACCAAACCCTTACAG GTATAAAATTCATTGTTTTGACTGATCCAAGACAAGGTGGTGTTGATACATTACTAAAGAAGATTTATGAGATTTATTCTGATTTTGCTCTGAAAAATCCATTTTATTCATTAGATATGCCAATTAG GTGTGAGTTATTTGACGAAAATCTGAAATCCACTTTGGAATCTGCAGAAAGGACTGGAATGTACACAGCTAGTGTGTAG
- the LOC144447545 gene encoding histone H4: protein MSGRGKGGKGLGKGGAKRHRKVLRDNIQGITKPAIRRLARRGGVKRISGLIYEETRGVLKVFLENVIRDAVTYTEHAKRKTVTAMDVVYALKRQGRTLYGFGG from the coding sequence ATGTCTGGACGTGGCAAAGGAGGCAAAGGACTGGGAAAAGGAGGCGCTAAACGTCATCGTAAAGTCCTTCGTGATAACATCCAGGGTATCACCAAGCCCGCTATCCGTCGTCTTGCCCGCCGTGGTGGTGTCAAACGTATCTCCGGTCTCATCTACGAAGAAACCCGTGGTGTATTGAAGGTGTTCTTGGAGAATGTCATCCGTGATGCCGTCACCTACACTGAGCACGCCAAGAGAAAGACCGTCACCGCCATGGATGTCGTCTATGCTCTGAAACGCCAAGGCCGTACTCTGTACGGATTTGGTGGTTAG
- the LOC144447536 gene encoding putative aquaporin-12A, translating into MVMTTATWPACIGFVAATTLFSYTCRVLYRRLLPTKYHTYAAEVVSSFQLVAGVLEGDIILDTYGLTGYSIYLFCLFLSFSLTFDGTASVCTVWEDMLTGRINLLKGHVKIACQLLGGVFAPIFVKRYWKMAMSGSHLAKSELLHLPCQSALKVAVLPGMMAEMLATLLSTLVINFHIGGDRYGMYVESLVSVTIILIGLEWTGMMFNPILATALTYNCQNHPLTEHLMVYWLGPFLAVVLIWFTTGRSTVDSAKKTN; encoded by the exons ATGGTGATGACCACAGCAACGTGGCCTGCCTGTATAGGTTTTGTCGCTGCTACAACACTGTTCTCGTACACTTGCAGAGTGTTATACCGTCGACTTTTACCGACCAAATATCATACATACGCTGCCGAGGTCGTCTCGTCTTTTCAACTGGTAGCTGGTGTGTTAGAAGGGGACATCATTCTCGACACATATGGTCTCACTGGCTATTCGATATATCTGTTCTGTTTGTTCTTATCGTTCAGTTTAACTTTCGATGGCACGGCTAGTGTCTGTACAGTCTGGGAAGATATGTTGACTGGTCGTATAAATCTACTGAAAGGCCATGTCAAAATTGCATGTCAACTACTCGGAGGTGTGTTCGCCCCGATCTTTGTCAAAAGGTATTGGAAGATGGCGATGTCAGGGTCCCACTTGGCCAAGTCTGAACTTCTGCATTTGCCATGCCAGTCGGCTCTAAAAGTGGCCGTACTGCCCGGAATGATGGCAGAAATGTTAGCAACCCTGTTAAGTACCTTGGTAATCAACTTCCATATTGGTGGAGATAGGTACGGCATGTATGTGGAATCACTAGTATCAGTCACCATTATCCTCATTG GTTTAGAATGGACTGGTATGATGTTCAATCCAATCTTGGCAACTGCACTGACATACAATTGTCAGAACCATCCATTGACGGAGCATCTTATGGTATATTGGTTAGGACCTTTCCTGGCTGTGGTACTGATCTGGTTTACAACTGGTAGATCAACAGTGGATAGTGCTAAGAAAACTAATTAG
- the LOC144447273 gene encoding large ribosomal subunit protein eL13-like, with protein sequence MAKLRNNVIPNAHFHKDWQRRVKTWFNQPMRKMRRRKNRMKKARRIAPRPVGGPLRPMVRCQTFKYHTKTRTGRGFSLEELKAAGIYKKTAPTIGISVDHRRRNKSTESLQANVQRLKEYRSKLILFPKKAGQPKKGDSTEEELKMATQLSGPVMPIQRVHKKEKARAISDEEKKHSVFQAMRMARANARLHGIRAKRQKEKEAEAAMTKKK encoded by the exons ATGGCCAAGCTTCGTAACAACGTCATCCCCAATGCCCATTTCCACAAGGATTGGCAAAGACGGGTGAAAACATGGTTCAATCAACCCATGAGAAAGATGCGACGTAGGAAGAATCGTATGAAGAAAGCCCGTCGCATCGCTCCTCGTCCAGTTGGTGGCCCACTCAGACCAATGGTcagatgtcaaacatttaaaTACCATACAAAAACCAGAACTGGACGTGGTTTCTCACTGGAAGAGTTGAAG GCTGCTGGCATTTATAAGAAAACGGCACCAACAATCGGCATTTCAGTGGACCACAGGAGAAGAAATAAATCAACTGAATCACTTCAAGCTAATGTACAACGTCTTAAAGAATACCGCTCCAAGTTGATTCTCTTCCCCAAGAAGGCTGGTCAACCCAAGAAGGGAGACAGTACT GAGGAAGAATTGAAGATGGCCACACAATTGTCAGGTCCAGTCATGCCAATCCAACGAGTCCACAAGAAAGAAAAGGCTCGTGCAATTTCTGATGAAGAGAAGAAACACAGTGTATTCCAAGCTATGCGTATGGCTCGTGCCAACGCCAGGTTACACGGTATCAGAGCTAAGAGACAGAAGGAAAAGGAAGCTGAAGCTGCCATGACTAAGAAGAAGTAA